GTCCGAATCGTCGTCTAGTCGTCGTCCGAACCGTCGTCCGAATCGTCGTCTAGTCGTCGTCCGAGTCGTCGTCGTCGTCATCGTCCCAGTCGTCGTCATCCGAATCATCGTCGTCATCGGAGTCCTCGTCGGAATCATCGTCCGAATCGTCGTCGCCGCGATCATCGTCGCCGCGACCGCCGTCGCCGCGATCGTCGTCGCCGTGCTCGAACTCCGTTCGACGGTCGACGTCGATCCGCACGCCGAGCACCTCGAACCAGACCAGGCGGCCGTTGCCGTCGACCTCGACGCGGGCGACGCGGCCCTCCACCTCGTGCCGGTCGTCGGGGTCGTCGCAGTCGACGTCGTCGACGCGCAATCCGGAACCGTCCGCGCCGACGTAGTCGCCGTCGACCTCGGCGAAGTCGCCCACGGTGAAGTCGAACACCGAATCGAACGCGCAGTCGTCGAGCCAGTCGTCGTCGCGGCTCATGGCGTCGTTCACCGACAGCACGACACCCATCACACCCAGGGTGCCGGCGGAGGCGTCGACGGAGGTCACGGGGCCTTCGAGGTCCCACTCGAAGTCCTCGTGATCCCACTCGACCTCGCGGGCGAGGAAGCGGCCGGTGTCCGTGTCGTACCATCCGTCGACCTCGACGTGATCGCCGACCTCGACGAGCGAACCCGAGCCACTGTCCGACGCCCGGAACCCGAAGTCGGCACCGAGATAGTCGACCACGCCACCGTCGGCATCGGTCGCCAGCAGCACCTGGATCGAACCGGCACCGGTCGACTGCAAGCCCGATCCGTCCATCTCGCGCACGGTGTACGCGCCGGCATCGAGTCCGTCGAAGCGGTAGGTTCCGTCGGCGGCGCTGGTCGTCAGCACGGGGCCGAATCCGTTGCCGCGCAGCTCGACGGTCACGCCGCCGATGCCGCGCTCGCCGCCGTCCAACGTGCCATCCGCATCGCGGTCGGCGAAGACGGTGCCCCCGATGCTGCCTCCGGATTCGGACATGGCGAAGTCCACGCGCGCGACGAAGGCCACGGACACGTCACCACCGGTCTCGAAGCGCAGGGTGCGCGATTCACTGGACTCGCCCACGGCCCACACGGCGTCGCCGTCGGCGAACGCCAGATCGAAGGACGCGCCCGCACCCGTCTCGCCGTTGTCCGCGCCGGCCACGGTCACGCCGGACGGATCGAGGCTCACGAGAGTGAGCGTGGCGGGAACGGGCACGGACGCGTCGCCGTCGTTGATCACGGTGAAGTCGGCGACCAGAGCGCCGCCGTCGCTGCGGACGTCGTCGCCGCGCAGGGTGAAGGCGGTGACCCCGGCCCCGCCCTGCGCGCGCAGGAAGACGGGACCGGAGCCGACATCGCCGCTGCCGATCGCGGTGCGGGCCACCGCGGTGTCGTTCGTGGTGCCGGTCGGCGAGTCGGAATCACATCCCGCCGCGGTCAGGGCGACCGCGAACGCGAGAGCCACAGAAGTCAACGAGGGTCGTCGGAACAACATGGTGCCAGTACCTCTGGTCGGAGTGACCCCGATGCGGTGCACCGGGACAGGGCGATGCTTCTGCACCAGAGGTGCGCGCGGCGCGAGACGATGATACACCCGGATGCACGAAGGCCCCGGTCCAGGTGGACCGAGGCCTCGCGCGCGGGCGCCTCACCGCGTCTACCGCACCAGGACCATGCGAATGGTCTCGGTCGTCGACCCGGCCCGGAGGCGGGCGTGATAGACCCCCGATGCGGCGAGACCTCCCCCGTCACCGCGACCGTCCCACACGACCCGGTGCTCGCCGGCCTCGATCCGGCCTTCGAGCAGGGTCCTCACGTGACGGCCGCGAGCGTCGAAGACGTCCAACTGCGCGTCGGCCACGGCAGGAATCGTGAACCGGACCGACGTCCGTGGATTGAAGGGATTCGGGGCCACCGTCAGGTCCAACGCACGTACCGGTGGCGCCGAGGTCGAGATGTTCGTCGGTGTCAGCAGGACGACGGCGTTGGTGTCCGTCGAGGGATCGAACGCGGTCGTGTACACACGGCGCTGGTCGTCGATGAAGCCCAGGTCGACCGACCAGTCCGAGAACGCGGGCTCGAGCAAGGACTCGTAGTCGTTCACGAGCGTGTCCTCGGATCGGAACAGAATGCCGCCCGACGCCGACACGTCGCCCTGATCGTTGTTGTCGTAGAAGCCCACGAAGCGCGACGGCAGTTGCGCGGGATTCAAACGGATGTAGGCGTCGGTGTCGTTGTGCAGGTAGGTGAGGTAGTTCTCGGTCACGACCGAGGCCAGGTTCGCCGCGACCACGGCTTCGTCCTGGTCGTTCACGGCGAAAGCGATCACGTCGGTGAAACCCACGGTGCCCACCGGATCGGGAAGGCCGAGTTCGGTGATCTCACCGGTGCCGAGATCCATGCGCAGCCCACCACCGACGATCACGTCGTTGTCGTTGATGTCGCGCACGGTGGCCTGGAAGCCCATGGACCCGAGATCGACCGGATCCACGGTGGTCGACAACAACGTCGTCGGCCCGCCCTGGAAGCCCTGGATGCGCGACCAGCCGACGATGGTGCCGGCGTTGTTGATCGCGACGGCCTGGCCGCCGTTCGTCGCACGATCGGAACCGGCGGCGAAGACGGTCGCCGGGACGGCCAGCACTTCGAC
The genomic region above belongs to Candidatus Krumholzibacteriia bacterium and contains:
- a CDS encoding SdrD B-like domain-containing protein, which encodes MALAFAVALTAAGCDSDSPTGTTNDTAVARTAIGSGDVGSGPVFLRAQGGAGVTAFTLRGDDVRSDGGALVADFTVINDGDASVPVPATLTLVSLDPSGVTVAGADNGETGAGASFDLAFADGDAVWAVGESSESRTLRFETGGDVSVAFVARVDFAMSESGGSIGGTVFADRDADGTLDGGERGIGGVTVELRGNGFGPVLTTSAADGTYRFDGLDAGAYTVREMDGSGLQSTGAGSIQVLLATDADGGVVDYLGADFGFRASDSGSGSLVEVGDHVEVDGWYDTDTGRFLAREVEWDHEDFEWDLEGPVTSVDASAGTLGVMGVVLSVNDAMSRDDDWLDDCAFDSVFDFTVGDFAEVDGDYVGADGSGLRVDDVDCDDPDDRHEVEGRVARVEVDGNGRLVWFEVLGVRIDVDRRTEFEHGDDDRGDGGRGDDDRGDDDSDDDSDEDSDDDDDSDDDDWDDDDDDDSDDD
- a CDS encoding FlgD immunoglobulin-like domain containing protein; this translates as MNRTRTLLLLALLCLSAHSARAVVPSYRLDVVFTYETTTTLRGASDAGHFVGDQVVAGFLQPFLATLEDGVTTLPLPSGYLTGSALDVNDAGVVVGMVHDGGLPFDLGEPAVWTPQPGGGYTVEVLAVPATVFAAGSDRATNGGQAVAINNAGTIVGWSRIQGFQGGPTTLLSTTVDPVDLGSMGFQATVRDINDNDVIVGGGLRMDLGTGEITELGLPDPVGTVGFTDVIAFAVNDQDEAVVAANLASVVTENYLTYLHNDTDAYIRLNPAQLPSRFVGFYDNNDQGDVSASGGILFRSEDTLVNDYESLLEPAFSDWSVDLGFIDDQRRVYTTAFDPSTDTNAVVLLTPTNISTSAPPVRALDLTVAPNPFNPRTSVRFTIPAVADAQLDVFDARGRHVRTLLEGRIEAGEHRVVWDGRGDGGGLAASGVYHARLRAGSTTETIRMVLVR